GAAGCATTAGTACGTGAATTAAGCGGACAAAAAAAACAGGTTAGATCTAGTCGTAAAAAAACTTCCAAGGTGCTTTCGCCGGAAATTGAAAGCTTGGAAGCACGGTTAAGGGAGAAATATGCCACTAAGGTGAGTATTAAACCAGGAAAAAAAGCTGGTAAAATAGAGATAGAATATTATGATTTAGCAGATTTAAACCGTCTTTTGGACATTTTGCTTTGAAAAATGTGGAAAAGTTATTTTTTGAAGCGAAATTTGCATTTTCTTGTTGCAAAGTTTTTTGAAAGTGTTAATATTAATAAAATAAGTATTTTAAAAAGTTTGCTTGCTCAAAGACGGGGAGGGGTAGCATGGGGTGTCAATGTGAAAAAAAATATCCGCAGGAAACACAGTGGGAATTTATTGAGCGTGTGATTCAAAGATATCAAGGACAAAAAGGGGCCTTGATTCCTATTTTACATGCGGTACAGCAAAAAATAGGTCATTTGTCCGAGGAAGTGCAAACTTATATTGCTCAAAAAATGCAGGTGCCCTTGAGTGAGGTCTACGGAATTGTTTCATTTTATACACTATTTTGTATTGAACCTAAGGGAAAACATAAAATTAGTGTTTGTTTAGGTACTGCTTGTTATGTGCGTGGGGCTGGTTTTATTTTGGATGAGTTGGAAAAACAATTGGGAATTAGAGTGGGTGAAACAACCCCAGATGGGTTGTTTACTTTGGAAGCTTGCCGTTGTTTGGGGGCTTGTGGTTTGGCTCCGGTGTTAATGGTAGATGATAATGTGCACAGTCGTTTAACCTTAAAAGATGTACCGGAAATCATCCATAAATATAAATTTGATGAGTGAACGAGGAGGATGGAGGCATGTGTTCTTTAAAAGAATTGCAGGGAATTAAGACAACTGAAAAGGAGAAAGCGGCATCACGGGAAAAGGCGGGGCAAGTTACTTTAGCTGTGCATATGGGAACTTGTGGGATCGCCAATGGTGCCCGAGTTGTTTATAATACGGTAGTTAATGAATTGAAAAAACGGGGTTTAAATAATGTTTATCTTACTCAAACTGGCTGCCCCGGACTTTGTTTTTTGGAACCATTGATTACCATTTTGGAACCAGGTAACAAGCCTTATATTTATGGCAAAGTTACTGCAGAAAAAATGGAAAAAATTGT
The nucleotide sequence above comes from Clostridia bacterium. Encoded proteins:
- the nuoE gene encoding NADH-quinone oxidoreductase subunit NuoE gives rise to the protein MGCQCEKKYPQETQWEFIERVIQRYQGQKGALIPILHAVQQKIGHLSEEVQTYIAQKMQVPLSEVYGIVSFYTLFCIEPKGKHKISVCLGTACYVRGAGFILDELEKQLGIRVGETTPDGLFTLEACRCLGACGLAPVLMVDDNVHSRLTLKDVPEIIHKYKFDE
- a CDS encoding (2Fe-2S) ferredoxin domain-containing protein codes for the protein MCSLKELQGIKTTEKEKAASREKAGQVTLAVHMGTCGIANGARVVYNTVVNELKKRGLNNVYLTQTGCPGLCFLEPLITILEPGNKPYIYGKVTAEKMEKIVLQHLVNGQPITEWLVNLEK